The Kosakonia sp. SMBL-WEM22 sequence CGACACCATAGATCGAAGTTAATGCGATCACGGCATGTTTTTGATCAGGAATGTTAATGCCTGCTATACGGGCCACTATGCACTCCTATAATTTAATTTGCACGCCCCATGCTGAAAAGCCCGTTTTCAGGATACTCAAATGGAAACGTACAGACATACAAAAGATTGGCTGGCTAATCTAGCCAGCTCAACCCAACTTTGCAAGAAAAATATGCGAAATAATCAGCCTTGGCGCTGTTTATGCTTCGGCTCGGCACTGCAAATCACGCGGATGACGCCATCACGCTTAACGATTTTGCAGTTACGGCATAATTTCTTGACGGAAGCACGAACTTTCATTTTTACTCTCCGTAACTTCTCGAGCGACCTTTATCGACCGTAGCCTTTCAGGTTCGCCTTCTTCAATGCAGACTCGTACTGACTAGACATCATCAGAGTTTGCACTTGAGCCATAAAGTCCATAATCACGACAACAACGATAAGCAGTGAGGTCCCACCGAAGTAGAACGGTACTTTCATCGCATCACGCATGAACTCCGGGATCAGGCAGATAAAAGTAATATAAAGCGCACCAACTAAAGTCAGGCGGGTCATTACTTTATCGATATACTTCGCCGTTTGTTCTCCCGGACGAATTCCTGGTACAAATGCACCGGACTTCTTCAGGTTATCCGCTGTTTCACGCGGGTTGAAAACCAACGCCGTGTAAAAGAAACAGAAGAAGATGATTGCAGACGCATAGAGTAACACATAAAGCGGTTGCCCAGGCTGCAAATACAGCGAAATTGTTGTCAGCCAGTTCCAACCAGTACCGCCCCCGAACCATGACGCGATGGTCGCCGGGAACAGAATAATACTGGAAGCGAAGATTGCCGGGATTACCCCCGCCATATTCACTTTCAGCGGTAAATGTGTGCTCTGAGCAGCATAGACACGACGACCTTGCTGACGTTTCGCGTAGTTCACCACAATGCGGCGTTGACCACGTTCAACGAAGACAACAAAGAACGTCACTGCGAATACTAATACTGCAACCAACAGCAACAGGAGGAAGTGCAGGTCGCCTTGACGCGCTTGCTCAATAGTATGGGCAATGGCTGGCGGTAAACCCGCCACGATGCCGGCGAAGATAATGATCGAGATACCGTTACCGATACCACGTTCAGTAATCTGTTCGCCGAGCCACATCAGGAACATAGTCCCTGTGACCAGACTTACAACAGCGGTGAAGTAGAATGCAAAGCCTGGATTCATTACCAGGCCTTGCATACCAGGCATATTCGGTAAACCGGTAGCAATACCGATTGACTGAAATATTGCCAACACCAGAGTACCGTAACGGGTGTACTGGCTAATCTTACGACGACCAGACTCCCCTTCTTTCTTAAGCTCTGCCAGGGCCGGATGAACGACCGTCAGCAGCTGGATAATAATTGATGCCGAAATATACGGCATGATACCCAGTGCAAAGATAGAAGCACGGCTGAGAGCACCACCAGAGAACATGTTGAACATTTCAATGATGGTGCCACGCTGTTGCTCAAGCAGTTTGGCAAGTACAGCGGCATCAATACCAGGGATCGGAATAAAAGAGCCAATACGGAACACAATCAACGCACCGATAACAAACAGCAGTCTGCGTTTCAGTTCGCCAATTCCACCCTTGGCACTTTGAAAATCTAATCCCGGTTGCTTAGCCATCTGCTACTTATTCCTCAATTTTACCGCCAGCAGCTTCGATAGCAGCACGAGCGCCTTTAGTCACACGCAGGCCACGAACAGTTACCGGACGAGAAACTTCACCAGACAGGATCACTTTCGCGAACTCAATCTGGATGCCGATAATGTTAGCCGCTTTCAGCGTGTTCAGGTCTACTACGTCGCCTTCTACTTTAGCCAGATCGGACAGACGAATCTCTGCCGTAATCATTGCTTTACGTGAAGTGAAACCGAATTTCGGCAGACGACGGTACAGAGGCATCTGACCACCCTCGAAACCGCGACGTACGCCACCGCCAGAACGAGACTTCTGACCTTTGTGACCACGACCACCGGTTTTACCGAGGCCAGAACCGATACCACGACCCAGGCGTTTACCCGCCTTTTTGGAGCCTTCGGCCGGAGACAGAGTATTTAAACGCATCTCTTACTCCTCAACTTTAACCATGAAGGAAACCGCGTTGACCATACCGCGAACCGCAGGAGTATCCTCGCGTTCTACAGTGTGGCCAATACGACGCAGACCCAGGCCAAGCAGCGTTGCCTTGTGTTTCGGCAGACGACCGATTGCACTGCGGGTTTGAGTGATTTTAATAGTCTTTGCCATGGTCAATTACCCCAGAATTTCTTCAACGGATTTACCACGCTTGGCAGCGACCATTTCTGGAGACTTCATATTTTCCAAGCCATCAATAGTTGCACGAACCACGTTGATCGGGTTGGTGGAACCATATGCTTTAGCCAGAACGTTATGAACCCCAGCGACTTCCAGAACGGCGCGCATTGCACCACCGGCGATAATACCGGTACCTTCGGAAGCCGGCTGCATGAAGACACGAGAACCCGTGTGAGTACCCTTAACCGGGTGCTGCAGGGTGCCGTGGTTCAGCGCGACGTTAATCATATTGCGACGGGCTTTTTCCATCGCTTTCTGGATCGCTGCCGGAACTTCACGCGCTTTACCGTAACCAAAACCAACGCGACCGTTACCATCGCCAACAACAGTCAGAGCTGTGAAGGAGAAAATACGACCACCTTTAACGGTTTTAGATACGCGGTTAACCGCGATCAGCTTTTCCTGCAGTTCGCCAGCCTGTTTTTCGATGTGAGCCATCTTACACCTCTACCTTAGAACTGAAGGCCAGCTTCACGAGCAGCATCTGCCAGTGCCTGGACGCGACCATGATATTGGAACCCGGAACGGTCAAAAGACACATCTTTGATGCCTTTTTCCAGAGCGCGTTCAGCAACAGCTTTACCTACAGCTGCAGCGGCGTCTTTGTTACCGGTGTACTTCAGTTGTTCAGAGATAGCTTTTTCTACAGTAGAAGCAGCTACCAGAACTTCAGAACCATTCGATGCGATTACCTGGGCGTAAATATGACGCGGGGTACGATGTACCACCAGGCGGGTCGCACCAAGCTCTTTGAGCTTGCGGCGTGCGCGGGTCGCACGACGGATACGAGCAGATTTCTTATCCATAGTGTTACCTTACTTCTTCTTAGCCTCTTTGGTACGCACGACTTCGTCGGCGTAACGAACACCCTTGCCTTTATAAGGCTCAGGACGACGGTAGGCGCGCAGATCAGCTGCAACCTGGCCGATCACCTGCTTATCAGCGCCTTTCAGCACGATTTCAGTTTGAGTCGGACATTCAGCAGTGATACCCGCCGGCAGCTGATGGTCAACAGGATGTGAGAAACCCAGAGACAGGTTTACAACATTGCCTTTAACCGCTGCACGATAACCTACACCAACCAGCTGCAGCTTCTTAGTGAAGCCTTCGGTAACACCGATAACCATTGAGTTCAGCAGGGCACGCGCGGTACCAGCCTGAGCCCAACCATCCACGTAACCATCACGCGGACCGAAGGTCAGGGCATTGTCTGCCTGGTTAACTTCAACAGCATCGTTCAGGGTACGAGTCAGCTCGCCGTTTTTACCTTTGATCGTGATAACCTGACCGTTGATTTTTACATCAACGCCGGCAGGAATGACGACCGGTGCTTTAGCAACACGAGACATTCTTTCCTCCGATTAGGCTACGTAGCAGATAATTTCGCCACCAAGACCAGCCTGGCGCGCTGCACGATCAGTCATAACACCTTTAGAGGTAGAAACAACTGCGATACCCAGACCACCCATAACTTTCGGCAGCTCATCTTTTCTTTTATAGATGCGCAGACCTGGGCGGCTGATACGCTGAATGCTTTCTACCACAGCTTTGCCCTGGAAGTACTTCAGAGTCACTTCCAGTTCCGGCTTGGTGTCGCCTTCAATTTTGAAATCTTCAATAAAACCTTCTTCCTTCAGCACGTTGGCAATTGCCACTTTCAGCCTGGAGGAAGGCATGGTGACCGCAGCTTTGTTCGCGGTCTGACCGTTACGGATACGGGTCAGCATATCCGCGATCGGATCTTGCATGCTCATCTGTCTTTACTCCCGTGATTCAATTGGTGACAATTACCAGCTAGCCTTTTTCAGACCCGGGATTTCACCGCGCATTGCGGATTCACGGACCTTAATACGGCTCAACCCGAACTTCCGCAGGAAACCATGCGGACGACCAGTTTGGCGGCAGCGGTTACGCTGACGAGACGGGCTGGAATCACGCGGCAGACTCTGCAGCTTGAGAACAGCGTTCCAACGATCTTCGTCGGAAGCGTTCACATCAGAAATGATCGCTTTCAGTTCAGCGCGTTTCGCGAAGTATTTTTCAGCTAAAGCTACGCGTTTAACTTCGCGTGCTTTCATAGATTGCTTAGCCATGAAGTAACCCTACCTTACTTGCGGAACGGGAAGTCAAAGGCAGCCAGCAGAGCACGGCCTTCTTCGTCAGATTTCGCAGTAGTGGTAATGGTAATATCCAAACCACGCACGCGATCGACTTTGTCGTAGTCGATTTCTGGGAAGATGATCTGCTCACGGACACCCATGCTGTAGTTACCACGACCGTCGAACGACTTAGCGGACAGGCCGCGGAAGTCACGGATACGAGGTACAGCAATAGTGATCAGGCGCTCAAAGAACTCCCACATGCGTTCGCCACGCAGAGTCACTTTACAGCCGATCGGATAGCCCTGACGGATTTTGAAGCCCGCAACAGATTTGCGCGCTTTGGTGATCAACGGTTTTTGACCGGAGATTGCTGCCAGGTCAGCTGCTGCGTTATCCAGCAGTTTCTTGTCAGCGATCGCTTCACCAACACCCATATTCAGGGTGATCTTCTCGACCCGAGGGACTTGCATGACAGAATTGTAGCTAAACTCAGTCATGAGTTTGTTAACTACTTCGTCTTTGTAGTAATCATGCAGTTTCGCCATCGTACTACTCCAAATTACTTGATAGTTTCGCTGTTAGATTTAAAGAAACGGACTTTTTTGCCGTCTTCGAATCTAAAGCCTACACGGTCAGCCTTGCCGGTTGCCGCATTGAAGAGTGCAACGTTAGAAACCTGAATTGCAGCTTCTTTTTCAACGATGCCACCTGGTTGGTTCAGGGCCGGAACCGGCTTCTGATGTTTCTTAACCAGGTTGATACCTTCAACAATGATCTTGCCGGAAGACAGAACATTTTTTACTTTACCGCGTTTACCTTTATCTTTACCGGTTAACACGATAACTTCGTCATCACGACGGATTTTCGCTGCCATGACTCGCTCCTTAAAGTACTTCTGGTGCCAGAGAGATAATTTTCATGAACTTCTCAGAACGAAGTTCACGAGTTACCGGCCCAAAAATACGCGTACCGATAGGTTGCTCGCTGTTATTGTTTAAAATAACGCATGCATTACCATCGAAGCGAATGACAGAACCGTCCGGGCGACGAACACCCTTCTTGGTGCGCACCACTACCGCCTTCAGCACATCACCTTTTTTGACCTTACCACGCGGAATTGCTTCCTTGATGGTGATCTTGATGATGTCGCCTACGCCTGCGTAGCGACGGTGCGAGCCACCCAGAACCTTGATACACATTACGCGACGTGCACCGGAGTTGTCGGCGACGTTCAGCATAGTCTGTTCTTGGATCATTTTAGTGCTCCGCTAATGTCAACTACTACTGAAGACCCCAAAATCAGGGTCGATAAAAAGCCCCATATCGAGGGCGCGGCATTATAACACCACTTCTGTGATATGGGTAGAAAAAATAAACGGCTCATTTCTGAGCCGTTTATTCGTTAGAGAACGCGTACTCTATTACAGAATCGCTTTCTCTACAACGCGAACCAGCGTCCAGGACTTAGTCTTGGACAGCGGACGGCATTCGCGGATTTCAACCACGTCGCCGGTACCGCATTCGTTGTTCTCGTCGTGTACGTGCAGTTTGGTCGTACGTTTGATGAATTTACCGTAGATCGGGTGTTTCACAAAACGTTCGATAGCTACAACAATGGATTTCTCCATTTTGTCGCTAACAACACGACCTTGCAGAGTACGGATTTTATCGGTCATTACGCACCCGCCTTCTCAGTCAGTAAAGTCTTAACGCGTGCGACATCACGACGCACTTGCTTCAACAGGTGAGTCTGTTGCAGCTGGCCACTCGCAGCCTGCATACGCAGGTTGAACTGCTCGCGCAGCAGGTTAAGCAGCTCGGTGTTCAGCTCTTCAACGCTCTTTTCACGCAGCTCTTTTGCTTTCATTACATCACCGTCTTAGTTACAAAGGTGGTTTTAATCGGCAGTTTTGCTGCTGCCAGCTCGAAGGCTTCACGGGCCAGCTCTTCCGGAACACCGTCCATTTCGTACAGGACTTTACCCGGCTGAATCAAGGCAACCCAATACTCCACGTTACCTTTACCTTTACCCATACGAACTTCCAGCGGCTTCTCGGTGATCGGCTTGTCCGGGAATACACGGATCCAGATCTTACCCTGACGCTTAACAGCACGAGTCATAGCACGACGTGCTGCTTCGATTTGACGAGCGGTCAGACGACCACGGCCAACAGCTTTCAGACCGTAAGTGCCGAAGCTCACATCCGTGCCCTGCGCGAGACCACGGTTGCGGCCTTTGTGCACTTTACGGAATTTTGTACGCTTTGGTTGTAACATCAGCGACGCTCCTTATTTACGGCCTTTACGCTGCTGCTTTTTAGGTTGAGCAGCCGGTTTTTCCGGTTGTTCAACTGCAGCCATACCACCAAGGATCTCACCTTTGAAGATCCACACTTTAACGCCGATTACACCGTAAGTGGTGTGCGCTTCGGAGGTGTTGTAGTCAATGTCAGCGCGCAGTGTGTGCAGCGGAACGCGACCTTCACGGTACCATTCGGTACGTGCGATCTCAGCGCCACCCAGACGGCCACTAACTTCAACTTTGATACCTTTAGCGCCCAGACGCATGGCGTTCTGTACAGCACGCTTCATAGCACGACGGAACATAACGCGACGTTCCAGCTGAGAAGTGATGCTGTCAGCAACCAGTTTTGCGTCCAGTTCAGGCTTACGAACTTCGGCGATATTGATCTGAGCAGGAACGCCAGCGATATCCGCTACGACCTTGCGCAGTTTCTCAACGTCTTCACCTTTTTTACCGATAACGATACCCGGGCGAGCAGTGTGAATAGTCACACGGATGCTTTTAGCCGGACGCTCGATAACGATACGAGATACAGACGCTTTAGCCAGTTCCTTCGTCAGGTACTGACGTACTTTAAAATCGCTGTCCAGGTTGTCAGCGAATTCTTTGGTGTTCGCAAACCAGGTAGAGTTCCATGGTTTTACAATACCCAGGCGAATACCATTAGGATGTACTTTCTGACCCATTGCTAGTCTCCAGAGTCTCAGCGATCGGACACAACCACAGTGATGTGGCTGGTGCGCTTCAGGATGCGATCTGCACGACCTTTCGCACGCGGCATAATGCGCTTCATGCTCGGGCCTTCGTCTACGAAAATTTTCGCAACTTTCAGATCGTCAATGTCAGCGCCATCGTTGTGTTCAGCGTTAGCAATGGCAGATTCCAGAACCTTCTTGACCAGTACAGCCGCTTTCTTGTTGGTGTAGGTCAGAATATCCAGAGCCTGCGACACTTTCTTACCGCGAATCAGGTCAGCAACAAGGCGAACCTTCTGAGCAGAAGAACGAGCATGGCGATGTTGAGCTAAAGTTTCCATCTCTTCCTCCTACCTTATTTCTTCTTCGCTTTTTTATCAGCAGCATGGCCGCGATAAGTACGAGTCGGTGCGAATTCACCCAGTTTGTGACCGACCATTTCGTCGGAAACAAATACCGGAACGTGCTGACGACCATTATGGACAGCGATGGTCAAACCGATCATGTTAGGAAAGATCGTTGAACGACGGGACCAAGTGCGCAGGGGCTTCTTGTCTCCGCTTTCCACCGCTTTCTCTACCTTCTTCAGCAAGTGCAGGTCAATAAAAGGACCTTTCTTGAGAGAACGTGGCATGGCTTATCCTCTAAAATTATTTGCTACGGCGACGTACGATGAATTTATCAGTACGCTTGTTGCTGCGGGTCTTCTTACCTTTGGTCTGAACCCCCCACGGAGTTACCGGGTGCTTACCAAAGTTACGACCTTCACCACCACCATGTGGGTGGTCGACCGGGTTCATCGCAGTACC is a genomic window containing:
- the secY gene encoding preprotein translocase subunit SecY; translated protein: MAKQPGLDFQSAKGGIGELKRRLLFVIGALIVFRIGSFIPIPGIDAAVLAKLLEQQRGTIIEMFNMFSGGALSRASIFALGIMPYISASIIIQLLTVVHPALAELKKEGESGRRKISQYTRYGTLVLAIFQSIGIATGLPNMPGMQGLVMNPGFAFYFTAVVSLVTGTMFLMWLGEQITERGIGNGISIIIFAGIVAGLPPAIAHTIEQARQGDLHFLLLLLVAVLVFAVTFFVVFVERGQRRIVVNYAKRQQGRRVYAAQSTHLPLKVNMAGVIPAIFASSIILFPATIASWFGGGTGWNWLTTISLYLQPGQPLYVLLYASAIIFFCFFYTALVFNPRETADNLKKSGAFVPGIRPGEQTAKYIDKVMTRLTLVGALYITFICLIPEFMRDAMKVPFYFGGTSLLIVVVVIMDFMAQVQTLMMSSQYESALKKANLKGYGR
- the rpmD gene encoding 50S ribosomal protein L30 — encoded protein: MAKTIKITQTRSAIGRLPKHKATLLGLGLRRIGHTVEREDTPAVRGMVNAVSFMVKVEE
- the rpmC gene encoding 50S ribosomal protein L29, whose translation is MKAKELREKSVEELNTELLNLLREQFNLRMQAASGQLQQTHLLKQVRRDVARVKTLLTEKAGA
- the rplO gene encoding 50S ribosomal protein L15, which gives rise to MRLNTLSPAEGSKKAGKRLGRGIGSGLGKTGGRGHKGQKSRSGGGVRRGFEGGQMPLYRRLPKFGFTSRKAMITAEIRLSDLAKVEGDVVDLNTLKAANIIGIQIEFAKVILSGEVSRPVTVRGLRVTKGARAAIEAAGGKIEE
- the rplR gene encoding 50S ribosomal protein L18 translates to MDKKSARIRRATRARRKLKELGATRLVVHRTPRHIYAQVIASNGSEVLVAASTVEKAISEQLKYTGNKDAAAAVGKAVAERALEKGIKDVSFDRSGFQYHGRVQALADAAREAGLQF
- the rpsH gene encoding 30S ribosomal protein S8, which gives rise to MSMQDPIADMLTRIRNGQTANKAAVTMPSSRLKVAIANVLKEEGFIEDFKIEGDTKPELEVTLKYFQGKAVVESIQRISRPGLRIYKRKDELPKVMGGLGIAVVSTSKGVMTDRAARQAGLGGEIICYVA
- the rpsN gene encoding 30S ribosomal protein S14; this translates as MAKQSMKAREVKRVALAEKYFAKRAELKAIISDVNASDEDRWNAVLKLQSLPRDSSPSRQRNRCRQTGRPHGFLRKFGLSRIKVRESAMRGEIPGLKKASW
- the rpsE gene encoding 30S ribosomal protein S5 — encoded protein: MAHIEKQAGELQEKLIAVNRVSKTVKGGRIFSFTALTVVGDGNGRVGFGYGKAREVPAAIQKAMEKARRNMINVALNHGTLQHPVKGTHTGSRVFMQPASEGTGIIAGGAMRAVLEVAGVHNVLAKAYGSTNPINVVRATIDGLENMKSPEMVAAKRGKSVEEILG
- the rpsQ gene encoding 30S ribosomal protein S17, encoding MTDKIRTLQGRVVSDKMEKSIVVAIERFVKHPIYGKFIKRTTKLHVHDENNECGTGDVVEIRECRPLSKTKSWTLVRVVEKAIL
- the rplE gene encoding 50S ribosomal protein L5, whose translation is MAKLHDYYKDEVVNKLMTEFSYNSVMQVPRVEKITLNMGVGEAIADKKLLDNAAADLAAISGQKPLITKARKSVAGFKIRQGYPIGCKVTLRGERMWEFFERLITIAVPRIRDFRGLSAKSFDGRGNYSMGVREQIIFPEIDYDKVDRVRGLDITITTTAKSDEEGRALLAAFDFPFRK
- the rpsC gene encoding 30S ribosomal protein S3; the protein is MGQKVHPNGIRLGIVKPWNSTWFANTKEFADNLDSDFKVRQYLTKELAKASVSRIVIERPAKSIRVTIHTARPGIVIGKKGEDVEKLRKVVADIAGVPAQINIAEVRKPELDAKLVADSITSQLERRVMFRRAMKRAVQNAMRLGAKGIKVEVSGRLGGAEIARTEWYREGRVPLHTLRADIDYNTSEAHTTYGVIGVKVWIFKGEILGGMAAVEQPEKPAAQPKKQQRKGRK
- the rplV gene encoding 50S ribosomal protein L22 — protein: METLAQHRHARSSAQKVRLVADLIRGKKVSQALDILTYTNKKAAVLVKKVLESAIANAEHNDGADIDDLKVAKIFVDEGPSMKRIMPRAKGRADRILKRTSHITVVVSDR
- the rpmJ gene encoding 50S ribosomal protein L36, with protein sequence MKVRASVKKLCRNCKIVKRDGVIRVICSAEPKHKQRQG
- the rplP gene encoding 50S ribosomal protein L16: MLQPKRTKFRKVHKGRNRGLAQGTDVSFGTYGLKAVGRGRLTARQIEAARRAMTRAVKRQGKIWIRVFPDKPITEKPLEVRMGKGKGNVEYWVALIQPGKVLYEMDGVPEELAREAFELAAAKLPIKTTFVTKTVM
- the rpsS gene encoding 30S ribosomal protein S19 — translated: MPRSLKKGPFIDLHLLKKVEKAVESGDKKPLRTWSRRSTIFPNMIGLTIAVHNGRQHVPVFVSDEMVGHKLGEFAPTRTYRGHAADKKAKKK
- the rplF gene encoding 50S ribosomal protein L6 — its product is MSRVAKAPVVIPAGVDVKINGQVITIKGKNGELTRTLNDAVEVNQADNALTFGPRDGYVDGWAQAGTARALLNSMVIGVTEGFTKKLQLVGVGYRAAVKGNVVNLSLGFSHPVDHQLPAGITAECPTQTEIVLKGADKQVIGQVAADLRAYRRPEPYKGKGVRYADEVVRTKEAKKK
- the rplX gene encoding 50S ribosomal protein L24, translated to MAAKIRRDDEVIVLTGKDKGKRGKVKNVLSSGKIIVEGINLVKKHQKPVPALNQPGGIVEKEAAIQVSNVALFNAATGKADRVGFRFEDGKKVRFFKSNSETIK
- the rplN gene encoding 50S ribosomal protein L14, with protein sequence MIQEQTMLNVADNSGARRVMCIKVLGGSHRRYAGVGDIIKITIKEAIPRGKVKKGDVLKAVVVRTKKGVRRPDGSVIRFDGNACVILNNNSEQPIGTRIFGPVTRELRSEKFMKIISLAPEVL